Below is a window of uncultured Cohaesibacter sp. DNA.
AGAAACTGGATCTTCATCAGATCCAGAATGTCCGTGACGAATTTCCCGGTTTCCTGAGCCGATTTGTCGGCAGCCAGATTGAGCATCGCCTGACGATTGGAAAATTCCCACAGCGTCCAGCCATTGGTCAGATCCAGCCACAATCTTCGATCCGACATTTCGATATAGCCCAGAATGATCACCACGACAGTCAATATGGTGAAGAAAGGCAGTAGGGGGATCGGCCGCTTGAGCGTTGCCAGAAAGAAGATCTGAAAAACCAGCAGCGGCGTTATGATATTGCGCAGATAGACAATCGCACCTGCCGGGCTCTTGGCCATCCCCAGCAGGAAATAGAAGCCGATCAACGCAAAACCGATCAGACAGACCAGCATGATCCGGTTGACCAGTCGGCCATAATCGCGCCAGCAAAGCGCATATTGCCCGAACAGCCAGAGCCAGAAGACAGCCGTGGTATAGAAATTATATCCGCGCACGAAATTATAGTCTTCTTTCGTCAGCAGATATCCGGAAAAGATCGAGATAAAGAAATTCTGGAAGAGCAGCGAAAAAACGACGACCAGCGGAGCATAGGGCGTAAAGAAAATCACCACCCCGCTCGCCACGACAAATTGCGCCGCAACCGCCAGCAGCGGGCTGACAAAATGAAGAACCAGCGGTAGGACTGTCAGGATAAGGCACAAGAGGAAGATGATCAGATGCTCGAAAGTGCCCAGCGCGGTTTCATCCGTCGAACCCTGCCCGGCCTCTCCGGAACGGGCCGACAAACCAGATATGAAGGATGACGAAGCGACAAAAGATCGAATATCAGCCTCCCCTGGCTAGCAACAATCAACGGGTCAAAGCACCAAATCGCTTCAACAATAACCGGCTTCTGTTAGCAAAGATTTAAGCAAATCCCTGCCCCGGAACCAAGGCTGGCAACGGTTTGGCCTGATAGAAAAATATGCCGAACTGCATGGCTTCTGCACAGACCGGAATTACCAATCTGGAATGACCATTGAGACTTTCCGCAATCATCATTATTATCTGAAATTATACCTAGGCCATTAGCGATATATCCTTTTTCTTTTTGGTGATCTAGATCTAAAAAGAGAAGCAAAACCGTCGTTGCCAAGCTTAGGGGAAAGCGTCATTCACGCAGGGACAGAAAGTCGATCAGGCCTCGTTTTAGCATGCAAATAAGATGTTTAATTGTTGATGATGAAAAGCCTGCAAGAGATGAGTTGAGCTACCTGCTCTCCCGTCAGCAAGACATCGACATCCTTGCCGAAGCCGACTCGGCACAAGATGCCATCAACCTCAGCCTTGCCCATGAGCCTGATCTGGTCTTTCTCGACATCCAGATGGCCGGCCAGAACGGCTTTGATGTCATCCGCAATCTGGTGCCGCGCATTGAGAAAGCGCCCATTTTCGTCTTTGTAACCGCTTATGACTCCTACGCGGTCGAAGCCTTCGAAGCCAGCGCCATGGATTACATCCTCAAACCGGTCTCAGAAGAGCGATTGGCCTCGACGCTGGATCGCGTCCGCAAGATGCATGCCGAAACAGAGGATCCGCTCAAGCAGAAGCTGGACATGCTGTTGGCTCAGGTGGGCAGACAAAAGCAAATGATCGACAAGCCCGCTCCCACCTATACCAAGGTGTCTGTATTGACCAATGGCCGCATCCGGCTGATGGATCCCGATGACATCATCTATTGCGATTGCGAGGATAACAGGGTTTTCGCCCATACCTACGACGCGATTCTGCCTGTATATGGCATCGCCAGCATGGATAGAATGGAAGAACATCTGGCCAATACGGGTTTCTTCCGGGCCCATCGCTCCACGCTGGTCAATCTGGACGCCATTTCCGAATTCAGCCCCTGGTTCAATGGCAAATACAGCCTGACCATGAATGACCAGCAGAAAAGCGAATTGACGGTCAGCCGGTCGCGCGTCAAGGATTTCAAATTGCGCCTCGGCCTATGACCGGAAGAAATGACCGGAAGATCAGCCGCCGACCGGGGAAGGTGGATATAGCCGGATAGCCCTATAGCCGGTGAAACGGGCAGCCTGTTTGAATGCGTGACTTAACTTTGAGGGGAGTTGAAGTCTCATGTCGATCGTCGCTTTGATGGCGTTTCTGCTCAAGCAGGTGGCTCTGCTTGTCGCGGGCGCATTTGTTTTGCTGACCGTCTCGCCGGTACAGGAAATCAACTTCCGCCGCGATTCGTCCTTCAACCGCCTGTTTCTGATCATATTCTTCGGCCTTCTGGGCATTCTCGGCACCTATGGCGGCAACGAGATATTCAATTCTTTTGCCAATCTGAGGGCCATGGCGGTCATCACCGCCGGCCTGTTCGGCGGCCCGCTGGTCGGCCTTGGGGCCGGGCTGGTGGCAGGCGGCCACCGCTTCATCATCGATCCATGGGGTTTTTCCGCTCTGGCCTGTAGCCTTGCGACGATTCTGGAGGGGTTTCTGGCCGGATGGCTGCAACGACACCTCAAGGAACGCGCCATGGACTGGAGCGTCGCCTTTTTCCTCACCATCATCGGAGAAACCATGCATATGGGCATGGTGCTGCTGCTATCGCGCCCCTTTGACGATGCCCTCGCCCTTGTGCGGGTGATCATGCTGCCGATGCTCATCGGCAATGGCCTCGGCACCGTCCTGTTCGTCCATATCCTCAATTCAATCAAGGGACTGCGCGAAAGAAAAGCCTCCGATCACACGCAGAAGATCTTCGAAATCGCAAACAGCACGGTGGCCCACCTACGCTCCGGCCTCAGTTGCGACAGCGCGCAGGCCATGGCCAGCATCATTCTGGAAAGACTGCCCGTGGCAGCCGTATCGGTAACCGACGCCAGCTCGGTCCTCGCCCATGCCGGTGAAGGTGCCGACCACCATCTGCCCGGCGCGCCCTTTGTCACCAAGGCCACCTTCCGCGTCATCAAGACGGGAGAGGCCATCTTCCTCAAGGAACCGCGCCTCATCGGCTGCAGCGATCCCCATTGCCCCTTCACCTCGGCCATCATCGTGCCGCTCAAGAAGAATGAGGAAATCGTCGGCACCCTCAAATTCTACGGCTCGGCCCATCATGAGCTGAACTCGGTATTGTTTGAACTGGCCAAGGGGCTCACAGACCTCTTTTCCATTCAGCTTGAATTGCAGGATATTCAGGTCAAGGACCGCCTCTTGGCCCATGCCGAAATCCGCCATCTTCAGGCACAGATCAATCCGCACTTCCTGTTCAATTCGCTCAATACCATAGCCTCTTTCTGCCGCACGGCCCCGGACAGGGCGCGCGACCTGATTCTGGACCTCTCTCTCTATATGCGGAAAAATCTCGATTCAAGCCGCGGCTTCATTCGCCTGTCCGATGAACTGGACCAGATCAATTCCTATCTGGCCATCGAAAAGGCGCGCTTTGGCGAAAGAATTCAGGTCCGGCTGGATATTGAGGACGGCTGTCAGGACTGGCCCATCCCCTCCCTGATCATCCAGCCACTGGTGGAAAATGCCGTCAAGCATGGCCTCAAGGAGCGTTCCGGGGCTGGAATCGTCGGCCTCAAGATCCATTCCAGTCACAATCAACTGCATGTTGCAGTCTATGACGACGGCACAGGCATTCCGGACAATATCCTTTGCTCGCTGCTCGAAAAGCGACAGATCGAATCTCATTCCGAAGGCATAGGTCTGCGCAATTCCAACCTGCGGCTGGAACATATTTACGGTCCAGAACACAGCATGCAGATATCAACCACCCGCAACAAGGGAACCCATATCAGCTTCTCGATTCCAAACCGCAGGGAACTGCTGCCTAAAGCCTCCTGAGCCGTCATGCCCGTCTATCAGGGCCGCACGATTCGCCATTCCGGCCCAAGCCGCCAATGCAGCCCAACTCCGGCTCAATGCATTTCAGCCGCCCGAAACGCCCTCCCAGTCGCTTTCCCTTGGTGCTTTACACTTTATTAACTAGCCTCCCGCCGGGGAAAGCATTTGTGGTTCCGCGTTGGAACCACCCCGGTTAAGGAGGAACGGTATGCTTTATTTCTTGCTATGCGTCGGGATACTCATCCTGGGCTATTTCACTTATGGGGTATTTGTCGAGAAGATCTTCGGCATTCAGCCAGACAGAAAAACCCCCTGCTGGACCAAGGAAGACGGCGTTGACTATATCAACATGCCCACCTGGAAGGTCTTCTTCATCCAGTTGCTCGATATTGCAGGCCTGGGCCCGATCTTCGGCCCGATTCTTGGCGCGCTCTATGGACCACAGGCCCTGCTATGGATCGTGATCGGCTCAATCTTTGCCGGTGGCGTTCACGACTATTTCTCCGGCATGCTTTCCGTTCGCAGTGGCGGCAAGTCGATTCCGGAAGTGGTTGGCGACGAAATGGGCCAGTTTGCGCGCCAGACCCTGCGCGTCTTCTCGGTCATCCTCTTGCTGCTGGTTGGCGTGGTCTTCATTCTCGGCCCGGCCAAATTGCTCGGCAACATGACCGGCTTCAATGTGCAGCTGCTGGTCGCCTGCATCTTCGTTTATTATTTCATCGCAACAGTCCTGCCAATCGACAAGGTCATCGGTCGGCTCTATCCGATCTTCGGCGCATTGCTGATGTTCATGACCATCGGCATCACCTTCGGCCTCATCTATCATGGCTATGAATTCCTGCCGAACATGGACTTCACCACCAATGTCCATCCGGGCGAGCTGCCCCTCTTCCCGCTGCTCTTCATCACGCTGAGCTGTGGCGCTTTGAGTGGCTTCCACTCGACCCAGTCGCCGCTGATGGCCCGCTGCATGCGCAATGAGAAGAATGGCCGCGTGGTATTCTATGGCGCCATGATCGCAGAAGGCATCATCGGTCTGGTATGGGCCACCGCAGGCATGTCCTTCTATGACAGCCCCGAAGCGCTCAATGCCGTTATCGCTGCCCAGTCTCCTGCCGGCGTCGTCAATCAGGTTTCAACCGAGCTTCTCGGTGTATTTGGTGGCTTCCTTGCCGTTCTTGGCGTGGTTGTCCTGCCGATCACCAGTGGTGACACCGCCTTCCGCTCGACACGCCTGATTCTGGCAGAGACCCTGAAGCTCGATCAGACCCAGATCAGGAAACGCCTGCTGATCGCCATTCCGCTGTTCGCAGTGGCCTTTGCCATCAGTCTGGTCGACTTCAACATCATCTGGCGCTATTTCGGCTGGTCAAACCAGACCCTGTCGATGCTGGTTCTCTGGAGCGCAGCCATCTGGCTCGCCCGCAAAGGCAAACTGCACTGGATCGCCACGGTGCCTGCCGTCTTCATGACCGCAGTTGACACCGCCTTCATCCTGCAGGCCAAGATCGGCTTCAATCTGCCGCCTGATATTTCCAATATCGTAGCCGTCATCGTTGCAGCCATCTCCCTGATCGCATTCCTGATCATGGTGCGGCCAACCGGCGATGTCTCCGAGGGGGCAGAACCGGCAGAATGAACGGATACCGGATGACCTGAAACAGAACCTTGATGGTCACCCGCATGACCGCAAGGCAAGAGCCACGCTGATCCGCAATCAGCGTGGCTTTATGCATCAAGCGCCCGGCAAGATACCTCACATCGCCATCAGGCGATCCAGTAGGCGTAAACCAGCACCCAGACCATCAAAAGCGAAACAGAGACAAGAAAATAGGACCGGTTCCAGACCCGGCCAACATCAGTGATCGGAATACCGCCAAAGCGGCCGATCATAATGTTGGTTGCGGTGAAGGGTGAGGTCAGTCCGGTCAGAGCCCAGCCACTCAGCATGGCGACAGCAAAGCAAGAAGGCTCCAGCCCGAACAGCGCCGCATCCGGCAACAGGGGCGCGACCAGCGCAAGGGTCAGGATCGGATTGCCCCCCAACTGCCCCATAACCGGCATGATCCACAAAAGAGCGATCAGCAGAAGCCACGGCGGCAAAACCGTCAGATCAATGCCCGCCCGCGCCATGAGCGGCACAAGCACCGACGAACCGACCACCCCGATATAGCCCGCGCTCATCAGCAAAAGCAGATCGGAACGAAAGGCTGGCAGCTCCTTCTGAACATAATTGACCATACGCAACCGAACGATGCCAGCATCCCGGAACTGGATATAAAGCCAGCCGATCGAGAGCAGAGGCACCACCACCAGCACGATTCCGACAACCCGGATCCCGAGCAGCATCTCCAGCGCAAGCACCGGCAACAAAATAATCACCAGCAAGGCGGCAAGCGGCAGCAGGACGGTCCAGCGATGCTGTGAACTGACCCGCTTTGGCGCTGGCCCCGCGCGCGACAGCCTTGGCTTGAACAGGGTATCCAGCGCCCACCCCGTGCTCAGCAGGATGGCGGCTGTCACCAATCCCGGCAGGGCAACCGTAATCCAGCTGATGCCGGGAATGGTCGCAACAGCCATCGCCGTGGAGAAGGCCATCGGCGACCATGGCAGAGCCGAAATGAAGCCGCGCTGAATGGCCAGCAGCATGCGGCGCGTGCGGATCTGCCGGACCTCTTCGTCCGGCTCATCCTTGCCGCTCGCCAGCGCCAGACTGCCCAACAGTTGGATCGAGCCGAAATTGAGCAACAAGGCATAGATCTGGGTACCAAACGAAAGGGATATATAGCGTCGCCCCGGCGGCTGGGCCGCAAGAAACTGTCCCGCTTTCGCCATCGCCGGGGAAGAAGACGCCGCCTCGCGCAAAACCGCAAGCGCACTGAAGAAGGAAGCGAGAAAGCCGGTTTTGACCACGGCAGCCAGAAGCGCTTCGGACCAATTGTCATTGAACAGCACCAGAGATGCGGTCAAAGCGGCACAAACCAGAAGAAAAATCCTGCCGCCCCTTGTCGCGCTGGCGGCCATCATCACGACCATGAAGCAAAGGCATATGGCCAAAGGCAAATGCACCCACTCCATGCCGGTCCATTCCAACAGGGCCTGAAGCACAATGACAGCAACCACGACCCAACCGAAAAAGGGATCAACGAACCGCAAATGACGCATTCAAACCTGCTTTCGTGGAAATGCAACAAGATCTGCCATCAAGGGCAGCCATTCCAGCCTGCCCACAGCAATCCAAACGGCACACCATCTCTGACCATTGAATGAAATGAATATGAAATCCCAACACCATGCCACTGCATCGGCATAAATTTTGAGCCAGACGATCCATTACTATGTCAGAAACGCTCCAACTGAAAGCCCAAACGAACAAAGGCCGCCCTTTCAACAGTCGGCATCCCTTCGCTACAGGCATAAACGTCCCCTCCAAAGCAACCGGAGAGATGGGCGCAAAACAATCAACCAATTGCCTTGGTGATGATCAGTAAAACTTCTGATAGAATACAACCAACATCAATAACAACACCAGAGCCTCCCCCAAAGCGATATCCGGCAAGCAAAGATTCGGAGCGCACAAGATCTGCAATTCAACAATTTTCGTCAATTCCATCAATCTGGAGAGATCCGATGAAAGAATGTGACTTGATCATGAAGGGCGGCATCACCTCCGGCGTCGTATACCCATTCGCCATATCAGAATTGGCAAAACAATATAGATTGCGCAATATCGGCGGCACCTCTGCCGGAGCAATCGGCGCCGTCTTCGCCGCAGCGGCGGAATATCGCCGACAAAGTGATAAAAGCATGGCAGGATTTGAGGAGATCGAGTCGGTTGCCGAAGAAATAGGATGCATATTGCAGGATCTGTTCCAGCCCACGCCCTCACTGCAGCCGCTCTATGCGGTATTGATGGCCAATCTGGAAGCAAAAACCCGGATGGGAAAATTGCTGGCAATGATCCGCGCCGCTCTCACAGCCTGCCTCACCGAAGTCATGATCGCCGGGGCCATTGGCGCGATCATCCTGTTCTCGGCCTTTCTGCTAGGCAATGTCGCCCTTGGCATACTCGGTTTCCTTCTCTTCATTCTCATCGCCGCAAGTCTCATCCTGATGCGCTTCTATCGTCTGATCATCAAGGAGCTCCCGGCAAATGATTTCGGCATCTGCTCTGGCAAAACCGTCTCTGGCAAGGACTCTCCGGGATTTTCCGACTGGATCGCAAACAGGATCGACACCATCGCCGGTCTCTATAAAAAAGGCGCCCCTCCGACCGGTCTTCTGACGGTAGGCGCTCTGAGAGAAAAGGGCATCGTCATATCGGCCATGACAACCGATCTCTCCTCTGCGAGACCATATCGACTGCCCATGCAAAGCAGCATTCATTTCTTCAGCAGGAAGGAATTCGAGAAGCTGTTTCCCGACTATATTGTCGACTATCTCTGCGAAAAGGGAGGAAAAAGCCAATATGAGGTCACGGACGCCGATGTCCCCAAAGACCTGTACAAGCTGCCGGTCGGCGATGATTTCCCGGTGCTGCTGGTCGCCCGCATGAGCCTGAGCTTTCCGGGGCTTATCCGCGCCGTACCCCTCTGGCGAGTAGACTATGCCCGTCGGACAGACGAAGGCGCCCCGATGCAACGTTGCCTCTTTTCAGATGGCGGCATTTCGTCAAACTTCCCGATCCATTTCTTCGATGCGATGCTGCCAAGCCGTCCAACTTTCGGCATCTCTTTGACCTC
It encodes the following:
- a CDS encoding carbon starvation protein A, coding for MLYFLLCVGILILGYFTYGVFVEKIFGIQPDRKTPCWTKEDGVDYINMPTWKVFFIQLLDIAGLGPIFGPILGALYGPQALLWIVIGSIFAGGVHDYFSGMLSVRSGGKSIPEVVGDEMGQFARQTLRVFSVILLLLVGVVFILGPAKLLGNMTGFNVQLLVACIFVYYFIATVLPIDKVIGRLYPIFGALLMFMTIGITFGLIYHGYEFLPNMDFTTNVHPGELPLFPLLFITLSCGALSGFHSTQSPLMARCMRNEKNGRVVFYGAMIAEGIIGLVWATAGMSFYDSPEALNAVIAAQSPAGVVNQVSTELLGVFGGFLAVLGVVVLPITSGDTAFRSTRLILAETLKLDQTQIRKRLLIAIPLFAVAFAISLVDFNIIWRYFGWSNQTLSMLVLWSAAIWLARKGKLHWIATVPAVFMTAVDTAFILQAKIGFNLPPDISNIVAVIVAAISLIAFLIMVRPTGDVSEGAEPAE
- a CDS encoding LytTR family DNA-binding domain-containing protein, whose product is MQIRCLIVDDEKPARDELSYLLSRQQDIDILAEADSAQDAINLSLAHEPDLVFLDIQMAGQNGFDVIRNLVPRIEKAPIFVFVTAYDSYAVEAFEASAMDYILKPVSEERLASTLDRVRKMHAETEDPLKQKLDMLLAQVGRQKQMIDKPAPTYTKVSVLTNGRIRLMDPDDIIYCDCEDNRVFAHTYDAILPVYGIASMDRMEEHLANTGFFRAHRSTLVNLDAISEFSPWFNGKYSLTMNDQQKSELTVSRSRVKDFKLRLGL
- a CDS encoding patatin-like phospholipase family protein, coding for MKECDLIMKGGITSGVVYPFAISELAKQYRLRNIGGTSAGAIGAVFAAAAEYRRQSDKSMAGFEEIESVAEEIGCILQDLFQPTPSLQPLYAVLMANLEAKTRMGKLLAMIRAALTACLTEVMIAGAIGAIILFSAFLLGNVALGILGFLLFILIAASLILMRFYRLIIKELPANDFGICSGKTVSGKDSPGFSDWIANRIDTIAGLYKKGAPPTGLLTVGALREKGIVISAMTTDLSSARPYRLPMQSSIHFFSRKEFEKLFPDYIVDYLCEKGGKSQYEVTDADVPKDLYKLPVGDDFPVLLVARMSLSFPGLIRAVPLWRVDYARRTDEGAPMQRCLFSDGGISSNFPIHFFDAMLPSRPTFGISLTSLEPHHKDERIDLPTKGRQSTSQPIRQVEGISGFLSAIFNTAKDWQDSMQSLLPGYAERIVSIRLDDSTEGGMHLNMDKDTVRKLTSYGQQAGQTLLTRFSFDQHRYNRAISILPALARELVSVHEIYEKGQPADGQEMSYPDILKHLELSHYENSAEWREQNLDRFARDLSSLGAKPYTINLKAAISDADIAAIPSSDSKIRLVALADRVPRPPRS
- a CDS encoding LytS/YhcK type 5TM receptor domain-containing protein, with amino-acid sequence MSIVALMAFLLKQVALLVAGAFVLLTVSPVQEINFRRDSSFNRLFLIIFFGLLGILGTYGGNEIFNSFANLRAMAVITAGLFGGPLVGLGAGLVAGGHRFIIDPWGFSALACSLATILEGFLAGWLQRHLKERAMDWSVAFFLTIIGETMHMGMVLLLSRPFDDALALVRVIMLPMLIGNGLGTVLFVHILNSIKGLRERKASDHTQKIFEIANSTVAHLRSGLSCDSAQAMASIILERLPVAAVSVTDASSVLAHAGEGADHHLPGAPFVTKATFRVIKTGEAIFLKEPRLIGCSDPHCPFTSAIIVPLKKNEEIVGTLKFYGSAHHELNSVLFELAKGLTDLFSIQLELQDIQVKDRLLAHAEIRHLQAQINPHFLFNSLNTIASFCRTAPDRARDLILDLSLYMRKNLDSSRGFIRLSDELDQINSYLAIEKARFGERIQVRLDIEDGCQDWPIPSLIIQPLVENAVKHGLKERSGAGIVGLKIHSSHNQLHVAVYDDGTGIPDNILCSLLEKRQIESHSEGIGLRNSNLRLEHIYGPEHSMQISTTRNKGTHISFSIPNRRELLPKAS